The region TCGGTGAGCACCGCGTCGGTGTCGGCGTCCAGCGCCACGTGCACGGCCGGGCCCGCCGCCTCCGGACGGCCGTCCGGGATCGTCGCCCCGCGGGCCGGCCCGAGATCGCAAGCCACCCGGATAGGCATCGACGTCGTCCGCAAGGTCCCGGGGAGGATCGCCTCCAGCACCGCCAGCGCGTCGTGCAACGCCACCGCGTCCACGCCGTAGCGCTCCCGGAACGCCGCGCGGTAGAGCTCCAGAACTCCTGCCAGCGTGGCGCACCGGGGTCCGCTCGCGGCCAGCGCGTCGAGCCACGTCGCATCGGCCAGGCAGCGCATGGTGAGGTCCAGCGGCACCAACGTCACCGGGACCTCCGGCTGGGTGAGCACCCGGTGCGCGGCCTCGGGGTCCGCCGAGACGTTGAACTCGGCGCGGCCTCGGGTGTTGCCCGCCCCGAGTGAGCCCGCCATCGCCACGATGCGGCTGATCCGGGGCACCAGCTCGGGATGTACCGCCAGTAGCAGCGCCACGTTGGTCAGGGGCCCGATCGTCGCGATCGTCACCGGTTCGGTGGCCTCCGCCAGCACGTCGCACATCAACGCGACCGCGCTCCGCGGGTCCGCGGCGACGGGGGCCGGGAAGTCCGCGGACCGCATGCCCAGGCAGTCGACGCCGTGCCACTCCGGCGCCCACTCGTCCTGCAGGTGGACGAGCGACCTCGCCGCCCCCGCCGCGACGGGCACGTCGGTGCGTCCGGCGAGCGCGAGCACGCGCCGGGCGTTGAGGAACGTCTTCTCGATCTCGACGTTGCCGAACGGGACGGTCACCGCCCGCACGTCCGCCTCGGGACTC is a window of Pseudonocardia sp. T1-2H DNA encoding:
- a CDS encoding nucleoside hydrolase; protein product: MPRIPLIIDTDPGVDDAVALVLAMQSPEADVRAVTVPFGNVEIEKTFLNARRVLALAGRTDVPVAAGAARSLVHLQDEWAPEWHGVDCLGMRSADFPAPVAADPRSAVALMCDVLAEATEPVTIATIGPLTNVALLLAVHPELVPRISRIVAMAGSLGAGNTRGRAEFNVSADPEAAHRVLTQPEVPVTLVPLDLTMRCLADATWLDALAASGPRCATLAGVLELYRAAFRERYGVDAVALHDALAVLEAILPGTLRTTSMPIRVACDLGPARGATIPDGRPEAAGPAVHVALDADTDAVLTEILDRVRRLG